ACCCCGTTTTTCGACCGATGTGGTTTTTCCGTGTGCTTGAGCACGATAACCCCGACTCCCACTTTTGGGATGTATATGTAGACCAGAAGTGTTGCGTTTACAAGTTTGTCCGAAGTCGGTAACGCTGCCGGTTTCGGTTTTATCGTTTGCGTAGGGGTTCGCCAGACAGCTCTCAGAAGCTGTCTGGCGACAATTTTTGCCTCGGCGTCGTACAACACATTGTGCAAAATTCTGAGTTGCGTTTTGTCGTCGAGCCACTATACTGTATACATGGTGACGGAAACAGTACAACTGAATACTCTCCCACTCACATTGTATCCTTCGACGAAGAAAAACAAAATCGTCGTGGAGATGGACGCGGATCGCTTCGAGCGCTTGGCAGCAGCGTTCGGTTTTTTTAACCCGGAATTTCTTGAGAGCCTCGATCAGGCGGAACGTGAGATTGCGCACGGTAAAACGAAACGCCTCAAAAGCCTACAGGATCTCCGCAGTTAAACATGCTCGAAATCAGATACACTCCGGAGTTCAAAAAGCGCTACGGTGAGTTACCAGGCGCGGTGCAAAAGAAAGCGGAGCGGCGCGAAAACGTGTTTCGTCAGAACCCGTTTCATCCTGCACTCCGAACAGAAAAACTGGAACCCCGCCGTAAGGAGTACTGGAGTTTCCGTATTGACCGAACGTACCGCATCCTCTTTCGTTTTCGAGACCAAAACACTATCTACTTTCTCACGTGCGGTCACCATAAGTGGATTTACCGCTACGTTGATCGGCACTGATAAACTGACAAAGAGACCGCGGTGTTCTCCTGGAAAATCTGCGCGGAAAAATAGTCGTGCGTGGTAGAATACCTCTGATGGCACCGGAGCAGAGTAATGAGCGCGGCGAAACGCCGTACCAGGCACCTTCCGCAGCGCGCGCGCTTGAGGCGGCACGGATGGCGCCGCCTCGAGTAGAGTCACTCGTACCGCACGTGCGAGAGACGCGTTTTGAAACCGCGCAAGGTCCACGCTTTGTGATCCGGACGATGCAGCGCGACATCGAGGCGACACTCCGGAGAGAAAAGACCTCGCTCGGCACGGTCGTACTTGCTGAAGAGCGGCGCCGACGCGCTCGGAGTACCGCGGGAGAGGGGAATGAGCCTTCGCGCATTGAGCCCGTCGAGCAGTCTCGGCGTGTCAGCATCGCGACACTCGCGATCGTCGGCGGCGCAGTCCTCATGCTCGGCGCGGTTGCGGTAGTTGCGTTTGTCCTCCTGAAGCCCACCGCACCGCAGACAGCGCCCGGCCCCGTTGCAAACGCAGTGGTGCCCGTTGACGGCTCCGTCTCGCCACTCACATTGAGCGGCCTCACCGAGTTTGTGATCCGCTCCCGGCTGCGCGAGGCGGTCCAAAACGCGAAGACGCCGATCAATACAGTTTTTGCGATCCCGCTCGTTGATCGCGGCCAGCTCCTCCCCAAGGAGAAAGGCGCGATTTTGGTTGAGCTGACGACTGATGAATTTTTTCGTCGCATAGCGCCGGAGGCGCCCGCGGCTCTGCGTCGCGCGCTCGATCCGGCGTTCACCTTCGGCGTTTATGCGTTCAATGGCGATACTGGCTTTCTCGCCTTCGGCGTCCAGTCGTTTGAGATTGCCTTTGCCGAGATGCTTCACTGGGAGCGTACACTCTCGCTCGACCTCGGGCCTATTTTTAGACGGAGCGGGTCGCAAGCGTCTCGCGCGTCGGAACCGGTGCTTCCCAAGAGCTCTGCCGGCGCGCTCGAGCACGGCGCGACGACCACTGCCTCCGGCATCGGCACGAGCACCACAGAGGAGTCTCTACCGCGGCGTACGCTCTACTCCGGAGCGTCGCGTTTTGAGGATATGGTGGTTAAAAATTACGATGTTCGTGTGTTCCGGGACGAGCGCGGCGAGCCGACCATCCTCTATACATTTCCGAATCGCTCAACGCTTCTCATTGCCGGGAGTACCGCGACACTCGAAGAGCTCATCCGCCGTCTCACAACCCTCAAGCGCGAGTAGGGGGTGGTGGAGGGCAACCGCTCACTCCTTCAAATTTCACGCTCGAGCTTCGGTGTTTGGAAATGATAGTCGCCTCATCGACGAAAAACGCATAACTCGCCTGCAGGCTCAAACAGATGCGTTTTTCTATTCGGCTCCTTCATTTCCTAAACACCTCTCGCTATGCGTGAAATTTGAAGGAGTGAGCGGTTGCGGTGTAGGAGTATGTTTAAGTGAGATGCTATTTCACGCCGCTATGTCTTACCTAGACGATCTTAACGCAGCGCAGCGCGATGCGGTCCTTGCCACTGAAGGACCGCTTCTCGTTGTTGCCGGTGCCGGGGCAGGGAAGACGAAGACGCTCACGTACCGGATACTCCACCTGATCGTGACGAAAGGCGTTCGTCCGGAGCACATCCTCGCGATCACGTTTACAAACAAAGCGGCACGCGAGATGCGCGACCGCGTGCACGCTCTACTTGCATCGGCTGGCGTCCAGTCGGCGATTTCCCACTCTCCAGTTTCTACTTTCCACTCTCCAATCGTTTGCACTTTTCACTCCCTCGCGGTCTTGATGCTCCGCGCGCACGGCGCGCGTATCGGCATTCAACGTCGGTTCACGATCCTGGATCGC
The bacterium DNA segment above includes these coding regions:
- a CDS encoding type II toxin-antitoxin system YoeB family toxin, whose product is MLEIRYTPEFKKRYGELPGAVQKKAERRENVFRQNPFHPALRTEKLEPRRKEYWSFRIDRTYRILFRFRDQNTIYFLTCGHHKWIYRYVDRH